A genomic region of Antennarius striatus isolate MH-2024 chromosome 2, ASM4005453v1, whole genome shotgun sequence contains the following coding sequences:
- the prdm2a gene encoding PR domain zinc finger protein 2, with protein sequence MDNSPNLYIFELGDNEEKDEDICQEGTDTEIDWRPFPCQHCDRHFTSQQGLERHIHTHMKSEAHGYKSNKSNTSFGSNLDQLQLEKIMPQNSEDSVMQLHTSSMISCNTNTLPAADHSALPDKQQLPEENYACKYCEKIFTTHTNKRRHERRSHEHQLQQSDGVKTQLPQEESRQRIVSETSQCKTGLGVSVVPAAVLDKEEEQPEHYMLDVSSNISENLSFYIDGKIVSTSTVSSCDAAEVPSGSSTLVRLDSLILDPVHISKVLKTDLVIGKETPGQPLLKRRTATPPLLPQIKTQLESEVVVSSSSSSYVSSLIENLLPQNTESTVVQKERTVFLSPKLKQLLEKQDGLKPALALITDGQKPCSPVSLSVLPAGTGRFKRRTGSPSRSLLLNPNEETPAEECDGVTAGQNDTHHGPSTVHQTFSDKDDTASSVEDLAVKTVLTEVSPPIASGNSCNQQPLDLSNTVKRIEGVALTDAALDLSLQKKTLSETELLNDIPQTVLKEEKMNTNMFEMALMNIAEKNANLGNLETPLITDFTIVTNPDMMTPVDPVAEGLVYGLALPPSSLNPSAASLTPVSLQPPSPCTIAFASHASHTMLPTTPSLITVLAPPSISNPSSQAIQVLAPNISPEPLVICTENALNSSECDLTTAFSSANPADLVTLSHSLDPALNLPSHMFLTDQITLAPPILEPMPVSEVPFTPTVTLNDSLINSYNITSKALLIECTIALEAPQSVVPAAITLQENTPEPPVPPQLVVNHMEQQQIVSVPDPQTVDPTALALSIAESVTVSTATSVISDCPAVGELSSDLEPVLDVDPPTKTEQTEERPVDSAVPIPELPSETLPSSVKAEEDESLNNTTPDAQMQTFTKNFICNVCDKLFHSMKELGNHVGDHADEWPYKCEFCLLLFGKPSALLDHRSSLHGVGKSYVCSACTKEFVYLCNLKQHQEEVHPGQQCTFTEEEKGKLRPQNYNNSSKIGMDPLVSKDPEEAKIPVKKEESEDVATEELVTTIKVLGSDGGKFKGPDVRLGINQHYPSFKPPPFPYHNRSPSGSVASATNFTTHNIPQTFTTAIRCTKCGKSFDNMPELHKHILACANASDKRRYTPKKNPIPLRHFAKTQNGVLSTTNSDNGLNVSNRPSHSNRSKSTQDPSVKVKFKALNKRKKKLVQRVMPQRNKSVPSSNRILPTREQQEVFVCPHCSREFTMRRSRTKHMAVCPKKTKEVKKRKDGGISVTKENDGDLRRGVEEKQTPPPHKTRLQTSGHAKRPAVLPVQTVFSSKRSKIIIKETLQPAQEAATLNELPIVRTFNPSMRQYSRVQSSVKGIPIKITIVKPQPATPQKDELRPTQSQKESTRAVASSSEQSQTG encoded by the coding sequence ATGGACAACTCTCCCAATCTTTACATCTTTGAACTTGGAGACAATGAGGAAAAAGATGAGGACATTTGTCAAGAGGGAACTGACACTGAAATAGACTGGAGGCCTTTTCCCTGCCAACACTGTGACAGACATTTTACCAGTCAACAAGGCTTGGaaagacacatacacacccacatgAAAAGTGAGGCACATGGTTACAAAAGCAATAAGAGTAACACGTCTTTTGGTTCAAACCTGGATCAGCTTCAACTCGAGAAGATCATGCCTCAGAACTCAGAAGACTCAGTTATGCAGCTTCATACTTCCTCCATGATTAGCTGTAATACTAACACTCTCCCAGCTGCAGACCACAGTGCTTTGCCAGACAAACAGCAATTACCAGAGGAAAATTATGCATGCAAGTACTGTGAAAAGATATTTACTACACATACCAACAAGCGACGGCACGAGCGTAGGAGCCATGAACACCAACTTCAGCAGTCAGATGgagttaaaacccaacttcccCAGGAGGAGAGTCGTCAGAGAATAGTCAGTGAAACATCTCAATGCAAAACAGGGCTTGGTGTCAGTGTAGTTCCTGCAGCTGTTCTGGACAAGGAAGAGGAACAACCTGAACATTACATGCTAGATGTTTCTAGCAATATTTCAGAGAATCTCAGCTTTTACATTGATGGGAAGATAGTGTCAACAAGTACAGTCAGTAGCTGTGATGCAGCTGAAGTCCCTTCGGGGTCTTCAACTTTAGTTAGACTGGATTCACTGATTCTAGATCCTGTCCATATCAGCAAGGTTTTAAAAACCGATTTGGTTATAGGGAAAGAGACACCTGGTCAACCTTTGTTAAAGAGAAGAACAGCAACACCACCTCTTTTACCGCAAATTAAAACTCAGCTGGAGTCTGAGGTGGTtgtttcttcatcctcttcatcatatGTATCGTCTTTGATAGAGAATCTACTTCCTCAGAATACAGAGTCAACAGTTGTTCAGAAGGAAAGGACAGTGTTCCTGTCACCGAAGCTCAAGCAGCTCCTAGAAAAGCAAGATGGCCTTAAACCGGCACTTGCCCTGATCACAGATGGTCAGAAGCCTTGTTCTCCcgtgtctctctctgtcctgcCGGCTGGAACAGGGAGGTTTAAAAGACGGACCGGATCTCCGTCCAGATCCCTGCTGCTAAACCCTAATGAAGAAACGCCAGCAGAAGAGTGTGATGGTGTAACTGCAGGACAGAACGATACCCATCATGGACCCTCAACTGTGCACCAAACATTCAGTGATAAAGATGACACAGCTTCATCAGTAGAGGATCTGGCAGTGAAGACAGTCTTAACAGAGGTCTCGCCCCCCATTGCTAGCGGTAATTCATGCAACCAGCAACCGCTCGATCTCTCAAACACAGTCAAAAGAATTGAAGGAGTAGCTTTAACTGATGCTGCGTTGGACTTGAGTTTACAAAAAAAGACCCTTAGTGAAACTGAACTGTTAAATGACATTCCACAGACAGttttgaaagaagaaaaaatgaataCTAACATGTTTGAGATGGCCTTAATGAACATTgcagagaaaaatgcaaatcttGGAAACCTAGAGACCCCTCTAATCACCGACTTCACGATAGTTACCAATCCAGATATGATGACCCCTGTGGACCCTGTTGCAGAAGGACTTGTCTATGGGCTTGCCCTTCCCCCCAGCTCTCTGAATCCATCAGCAGCCTCTCTTACCCCTGTTTCTTTGCAGCCTCCGTCTCCATGCACTATAGCTTTTGCTTCCCACGCCTCACATACCATGCTCCCTACAACTCCATCGTTGATCACAGTTTTGGCCCCTCCATCAATTTCTAACCCTTCAAGCCAAGCAATCCAGGTGTTAGCCCCAAACATATCTCCTGAGCCCTTGGTCATCTGcactgaaaatgcattaaattcaTCAGAGTGTGATTTAACCACTGCTTTTTCATCTGCAAATCCTGCTGACCTGGTCACTCTCTCCCACTCCCTTGACCCGGCTCTAAATCTGCCAAGCCACATGTTTCTCACCGATCAAATAACACTAGCCCCACCTATTCTAGAACCTATGCCTGTTTCAGAAGTGCCGTTCACACCCACTGTAACATTAAATGATTCGCTTATCAACTCTTACAACATTACGAGCAAAGCACTGCTAATAGAGTGCACAATAGCTCTAGAAGCCCCGCAGAGTGTAGTCCCTGCTGCAATTACGTTACAAGAAAACACTCCTGAGCCTCCAGTACCACCACAGTTGGTTGTTAATCACATGGAACAGCAGCAGATCGTATCAGTGCCCGACCCTCAGACTGTGGACCCCACAGCTCTTGCGTTATCTATTGCAGAGTCTGTAACAGTATCCACTGCCACCTCAGTGATATCTGATTGTCCTGCTGTGGGTGAATTGAGTTCTGACCTTGAACCGGTTTTAGATGTAGATCCACCAACCAAAACAGAACAGACCGAAGAGAGACCTGTAGACAGTGCAGTTCCCATACCAGAACTGCCATCTGAAACTTTGCCTTCGTCAGTGAAAGCTGAAGAGGATGAATCcttaaacaacacaacaccTGATGCACAAATGCAGACATTCACAAAGAATTTTATCTGCAATGTGTGTGATAagctttttcattcaatgaAAGAACTAGGCAACCATGTAGGTGACCATGCAGATGAATGGCCCTACAAATGTGAATTCTGTCTGCTGCTCTTTGGCAAACCTTCTGCATTGCTTGACCATCGATCGAGCCTCCATGGTGTCGGCAAGTCTTATGTGTGCAGTGCATGCACAAAAGAGTTTGTCTACCTTTGTAATCTCAAACAGCATCAGGAAGAAGTACATCCTGGCCAGCAGTGTACATTTactgaagaagaaaagggaaagCTAAGACCCCAGAATTACAACAACTCATCAAAAATTGGTATGGATCCTTTGGTGTCCAAAGATCCAGAAGAAGCTAAAATACctgtgaaaaaagaagaaagtgaaGATGTTGCTACTGAAGAACTGGTTACAACAATCAAAGTCCTGGGCTCAGATGGAGGCAAATTCAAGGGTCCTGATGTTCGTCTTGGCATCAACCAACATTATCCCAGCTTTAAGCCCCCTCCATTTCCGTATCATAACAGATCACCTTCTGGATCAGTGGCTTCCGCCACAAACTTCACCACCCATAACATCCCACAGACCTTTACTACAGCCATTCGGTGCACTAAGTGTGGGAAAAGCTTTGATAATATGCCAGAGCTTCATAAGCATATCCTTGCTTGTGCAAATGCCAGTGACAAAAGACGATACACACCgaaaaaaaatcccatcccGTTACGCcattttgcaaaaacacaaaatggagTTCTGTCTACCACTAATTCTGATAATGGTCTAAATGTTTCCAACAGACCCAGCCACTCAAATAGATCCAAATCAACCCAGGACCCTTCAGTTAAGGTGAAGTTCAAGGCAttaaacaaaaggaagaaaaagttgGTGCAAAGGGTCATGCCTCAAAGGAACAAGTCTGTCCCCTCATCAAATAGAATACTGCCTACACGGGAGCAGCAGGAGGTTTTTGTTTGTCCTCATTGCAGCAGAGAGTTCACAATGCGTCGCAGCAGAACCAAACACATGGCAGTCTGCCCAAAGAAAActaaagaggtgaagaaacggAAGGATGGAGGGATCTCTGTCACAAAAGAAAATGACGGAGATTTGCGCAGAGGGGTTGAAGAGAAACAAACCCCACCCCCGCATAAAACAAGACTCCAGACTTCCGGCCATGCAAAGAGGCCTGCCGTCCTGCCAGTTCAAACTGTATTTTCCAGCAAAAGAagtaaaataatcataaaagAGACCCTGCAGCCAGCACAAGAGGCAGCCACTCTGAATGAACTTCCCATCGTTCGCACTTTTAACCCCTCCATGCGCCAGTATAGCAGAGTGCAGTCTAGCGTCAAAGGAATCCCCATTAAAATCACCATAGTGAAACCACAGCCGGCTACACCACAAAAGGATGAGCTACGTCCCACCCAGAGCCAAAAAGAATCGACCAGAGCCGTTGCCAGCAGCTCTGAACAGAGTCAGACAGGTTGA